One stretch of Glycine soja cultivar W05 chromosome 7, ASM419377v2, whole genome shotgun sequence DNA includes these proteins:
- the LOC114418387 gene encoding uncharacterized protein LOC114418387, translating into MQEMSQDVGPREIFSILKHALTSKSPLSDVFIPNRKKIEPSYSFSPDTGPSHWKGSVEIKLMVSKSKNKVLFAEADGDFVDFLVSFLTTPLGSILNLMNGKSSLGSIDNLYASVKKLNASWFIGSSNKSLLNPRVAPQFGCGSNPLNASQEYTPTYWYGTVVVKDNNEGRTMISEKKEMLEYPAKLKLFEPRCYDGAREAAVGFMKRPCLFVVSDDLKVRQLTTTSSIQYMQELGNVKFDDLKEHMVEIRKSHEALNLLRASLTSKEVGLKRSLFKKWKCQRCIPFWDSILGCVGMEENET; encoded by the exons ATGCAAGAAATGTCTCAAGATGTCGGCCCGAGGGAg ATATTTAGCATATTAAAGCACGCATTAACCTCCAAATCTCCACTAAGTGATGTATTCATtccaaacagaaaaaaaattgagccaTCGTACTCTTTCTCACCCGATACTGGCCCGAGTCATTGGAAAGGTTCTGTAGAAATCAAGCTAATGGTGAGCAAATCAAAGAACAAGGTTCTGTTTGCTGAAGCAGATGGAGATTTCGTTGATTTTCTAGTCAGCTTCCTCACAACACCTCTTGGATCTATTCTGAACCTTATGAATGGCAAATCATCGTTGGGAAGCATTGATAACTTGTACGCGAGTGTGAAGAAGCTCAATGCATCATGGTTCATAGGGTCATCAAACAAATCCTTACTGAATCCAAGGGTCGCTCCTCAATTTGGTTGTGGGAGCAATCCACTAAATGCTTCACAAGAATACACTCCTACGTATTGGTATGGCACTGTGGTAGTGAAAGATAACAATGAGGGGCGTACAATGATTtcagagaaaaaagaaatgttagAATATCCAGCAAAACTGAAACTTTTTGAGCCAAGATGTTATGATGGAGCAAGAGAAGCTGCTGTGGGATTTATGAAGAGGCCGTGTCTATTTGTTGTGAGCGATGATCTGAAAGTGAGGCAATTGACAACTACTTCTAGCATTCAGTATATGCAAGAGCTGGGGAATGTCAAGTTTGATGATTTGAAGGAACATATGGTGGAAATCAGGAAGTCACATGAG GCACTGAACCTGTTGAGGGCGTCTTTGACATCCAAAGAAGTTGGTTTGAAACGGAGCCTATTTAAGAAGTGGAAATGCCAAAGATGCATTCCATTTTGGGATTCCATTTTGGGGTGTGTTGGGATGGAAGAAAATGAgacatag